In Acidimicrobiales bacterium, a single window of DNA contains:
- a CDS encoding VOC family protein, translating to MPVGSGGVVHVNVNCRDLERSVAFYRDVLGLQPVTRTAPAEAQPGEAFGLESAQWDAWMMAGPQGFGAPVVDLLQWIVPEPVERDGGATVGFCRLRVGGGAYAVYADPDGTAVDLRPGPPGLTGVTVACSDPERSSEFYTGLLGLGDFVELVEGAGSGPRRANTLGIWRLAVATADIDADVAALAAAGVRCLSEPVEMSMGPGLPVLRFVLFPDPDGTMLELIERPAPSGQG from the coding sequence GTGCCGGTGGGATCAGGTGGCGTGGTGCACGTGAACGTCAACTGCCGCGACCTGGAGCGGTCGGTGGCGTTCTACCGCGACGTGCTGGGGCTCCAGCCGGTGACCCGGACGGCGCCGGCCGAGGCCCAGCCCGGGGAGGCGTTCGGTCTCGAGTCGGCCCAATGGGACGCGTGGATGATGGCCGGCCCGCAGGGCTTCGGCGCCCCCGTCGTCGATCTCCTGCAATGGATCGTCCCGGAGCCGGTGGAGCGGGACGGCGGCGCGACCGTGGGGTTCTGCCGCCTCCGCGTCGGTGGGGGGGCCTATGCCGTCTACGCCGATCCGGACGGAACGGCGGTCGACCTCCGGCCCGGGCCGCCGGGCCTGACGGGCGTCACCGTCGCCTGCTCCGACCCGGAGCGGTCCTCGGAGTTCTACACGGGCCTGCTCGGTCTCGGGGACTTCGTGGAGCTGGTGGAGGGGGCCGGGTCCGGTCCCCGCCGCGCCAACACCCTGGGGATCTGGCGCCTGGCCGTGGCCACCGCCGACATCGACGCCGACGTGGCCGCCCTCGCCGCCGCCGGCGTGCGCTGCCTGTCCGAACCGGTCGAGATGAGCATGGGCCCCGGCCTGCCGGTCCTGCGCTTCGTCCTCTTCCCCGATCCCGACGGCACGATGCTCGAGCTGATCGAGCGGCCCGCTCCGAGCGGTCAGGGATAG